The region aagCTTGAACACAGCTGGAACTTTATGTTCTGTTCACACCAAATGTCTCAACATCTCAGACCAACATGAAAGAATATGGAGCTATTTATACAAACAAAATCTATTTATACTATTTATACTAAAAATACTCTGTATATCtagttttattactttttttatcCATTGAAATAAACACTGCATGTGCATGCATTTGAAAAGAAGTTTTAGTTACAGGAAAAATGAGCAGATCAGGATGTTCCTTGTTGTTATTCCGTTCTGCTGGTACAACCAGTCTGTGGGCACAGCACATCAGAAACATGCTCCTCTTTCTCAgattaatgttttttctgttatGTATAATGGTTTTACTTGAAAACTGTATATTGCACAAAAGTTTGAGTTTTGCTGTCCAGATGTAGGAGAGATGAGTGTGCAAGTTTAACATTGTGCTATTGAGTATTGTTTTAATAAAGACGACTTGATATCCATgtagtttggtgttttgtttttcacacacGGGTAAACAAACTTTAAGCAACAGTTTTTACACTTATTGATCCTGATGTGTTCATTTATAATTTAGAGTCCAAGTTGAGTTTTGTCATTTGAGTACTAGGCAGCTCAAACATCACAAAATCCTGGATCCTGCACTTCCTACAATGCAACACACCCCCAGCCTTCCTCTCCTTCACTTGAACATGTAAAGTTCTGTATCTTTTCTCTTTAAATTAGTGTGACAGGGACCATGTACAGaagaacataaaacacatgtaGAGATGCTGTGGACCAGATTCTAGCGTACTCACTCGTTTCCATCTGCAGTTCCTGGAGCAGGCAAAAGAGAAACggtaaaaagaaaagcaatacATCCCATTATTAAAAAGGATCTCACATTTACAGTTAGTCATTTTAAGGACTGTCAGTGCTGACAGGTTTGGTTTCTCTGGATCtattttttagtttcttttaaaaGTCTTTAAATCAGTTATTGTCTTTAGTTCAGTGAGGAGCTTATTTCATTCTGTTGTTGCTTTGTAGGAGAAGGTTGATTGTTCAAAGGCAGTTTTACGCAGAGGGATACACACTGCCACCTAGAAGAAGCCCTCGTTGTCATTAGTATTTCCAGAGGTGTAATGAATAAAAAACTTGAGAGGTAAGGGCGTGTAATCATGAACAAGCTTGAAAACCAAGCGTACGTTGGCGTACATGACcatgttttcaaaatgtaacATCCAATGCTTATCCCATTTATGATAGTGGTGATACTGTTGCATCTTTTTATCCAGCATTGTGATGCTTGTTTATATAGGGATGAGAGGCTTCAAAGTTGTTCTGTTGGTTTGTGACCAGCAGCATGAAATACAACATATGAAAACGTGTCATAATCGACGTGACGAAGAGCGATGTCTCCTATTAGGTCATTTGAAAGCTGCTGCTTTTAAGTGGCCTCAGTAATAAGTTCAATTAAGTTACTGTATATTTATTAAGCACCAACTTACAAAACATGTCCTCTCACAGAACTTCACATAGTGAGGTAAAGCCCTCAGGGATTTCAAACAAAGAACCCAAACCAACCATCCAAAGTTGCTTTTGCATTCCCTTTGAGCAAGTAGTGGGAAGGAgtcaaaaaacccaaaaaacttTAATGGGGAGGGAAAAACctccaacagaaccaggctcagggaaggcggtCATCTGCCTCAACCATTTGGGGTGAGAGTGGGGATGAGGGGGTAGGGGAtagcagatggagaacagacaaacaacacaaagctaAGGTTATATTATGACCTCTTTGTAGTGGACTGTAGCTCCAGACTCTTCAAGGATctgagtttgtgttcatgttgtagTGTGTAGCTTCTGCTCACAGCAAAGAGACAAATAAGTTTCAAAACTAATTTAATGAAAAAGAGAGAACCATATTTACACACAGGTGTTCCTCTCACTACATTCTCAAAACAGTAAGAACAAATAACACCATGAGCACTATGAACACAGACACAGGACATCAGCAGCTACGGCCTCCATCAGGTGCAGctctgttaaataaaaaaacccctgcagacacacagccGCCTTACGGAAGTCACTTCTTCGTGGTGTACTGCAAATcataagaaaatgaaaaattaatggatatttatgtgtgtaaaagataaaatatgaaaaatatccTTCCCTCATACTGACTTTATTAAGAATCCAGTCTGCATCTGTGATAGCTCTTTGGATGATCATCTGAATCCTCTCTGGGTCGTCTTCATCCGAGTGGCTGTTGTAACCCTGGAAACAGAGTATTCACATGTTTAATGCTTCTGGCAGAGACTGCTTCACTATTAACAGGTCAGATGAAGACACAAATGTAGGGTTTCAGAGCAGCCTTAACACAATGACACAACAGTAAGAGCAGTAAGTGTGTGTTATcgtatttgacagaaatctagGCATCTTCCTGGTATTTCTGACTATTTGCTAAACAAAACTGTTCTGTAATAAATGAAAACCAACTagcaaaactggttaaaaagttgaattgctatttttttcctcatcattctgtttattttcttttggtCCCAACTAAAACCTCTGAGGGCTGCCAATAATTCCTCTGTGCaggaaaaatactgaaaagacATGATTCTTAGTTCTCTGTAGTTAATAAGGTCATAATTACGTCAGCAATAACTAGATGAAAAACTATGCAATCAGAGTATGACATGGAGACTAGACAGAAACGGCATGAAAAATAATGAGGAAGTGAATTATGAGGAGGTAGAGACAAGGGAACCAATCAGAGGGCAGAAATGTAGGACGGGTGTTAACACTGACCAGTTGCAGTGCCCTTGTTCCATCACCTGTAGAGCCAGTCAAGTCATTCTTCTCTAAAACCAGCCATCCATTCAGAATTCCACTTAGGAAAATCAGGATATCATGCTGGAAGATGGGGATGCTATCCCTAACACGGTGGGGTTTGAACGGATCAGCttacactgtggaaaaggacaCGACTTGTGGAGCGCAAAGGGatatattctgtatatttttatgtCCACAAAGGAGGACAGTGTCTGAATGCAAGTAGGACATTTCCTGTTCTTCAACTCTACTGTTGTCATGGAGGAATAAAGGAACATGGTCTGTCTTTAAAAACAGTCGCCACGCACCACTGTCAGCCAATCACACAACTGAATGTCAGCTCAACATGGAGAGAAAACGTAGAGGTTCCCTCAGTCAAGACTGCAGGGTCAGATCTCCCCCTACTGGTAGCTACACAGAACTGCAACAAGCGATTCCCTCTTTCTTCTCATTTGCTCATCACAGTGAGATACAAAGGTCACGTCAGTGCAGAGCTGAGATGATGAGAAGATGAGCTGATTGTCAGAAAATTAATCTGCAATGGTTTTCTgctttcagctcctccacagtgaagatttgctgtttttccatTATACAGgatgtccctaaagtctggacacattgGAAATCTGATTAACTAGATtatttttgcctccacagattaaacatggctttgtcaaaagaagaaagagttgaactggcaCTTCTCAGTGGttgtgaaggatggacatatggaaAGAATAAATTTTAGCCATGACCAGTTCTTTAGTTtgggctgatacatttggtCGTCCAGAACACTGgctgtttctttaaacttttaacCACCTTCACCACCGTGGAAAAGCCAAATGGAATAATCCTTGGATGACGTTCATTAAATCCATCTGCTGTCTTTCCAcatgtccatccttcatgtTCACTGAGAAgaaccagttcaactctttcttctttcaacaaagccATGTGTGGAGGCAAAAATTTCCTGTGTGTCCAAACAGAAGATAACTTTCCAAACACTCTGCTCCTCATTTCTCATTGATGACCTCACCTGTCTGATGGCGTGGCGGTAGTGCTGCTGCATTGCTGCAGAGGGTAACTGTCTGCAGCATCTGAGCAGGTATCGATAGAGCTGCACTGGAGTCTGAATCAACTCAGCTGACATTCCTCTCTCCTTTGGTTAAACTGctattggtaaaaaaaatataaatgaagtgTGAGTTCAGATCAGCAACATAACTGCTtgataaagtgaaaaaaatacaagtcAAGGTTAATCAAGTGCCAGCGTTCATGTGAAATCACTTTAACTTTGCCAAGAGGCAGAGAAGGATCAGTTACATACATTATTACATGTTCCAAAGGCATTATGTGGCCATGAGGGAAGCAGTGATTTCTTTCTGACCTCAATATCAAGCTTGTGAGAAGAGGCTCTACATGCATGTTACGCAGGAAATCTTTCATTTCCGCATGGGAATAAATGCTTGTGTATTTCAGTTGAAAGCTTCCTCCTTAAGATTTCACCTGAAATAACCACCTGGATCCTGACTGACATTTACGTTTCCATGTTGTACTCCCTCTCAGCAAATAAATTAAAGTCTCACATGTCCTCAGAATTTCTCTTTAAATTTGAGctcaaaataccacaaagaatGTGAGGGAAAGTTTGTGCTTCATACTTTACTCAtgcatttgtttaatttattatttgccCATGTCATCATTTACTCAGTAATGCCTTCATAATCATTTACTCGTGTCAtctgtttctttattattatttgtatagGAAACCAACTGTTCCTGAGATGTTGGACATGCAGGGATTTTTCCCCAGCGACTCAGGTGGAGATGTATGCACACAAATCCTGTCTTTATTTCACTGTTGTGTGCATGAATCCTATCCTGCACATAAGCAATTCAAACCCACACAGTCATAAGAACTCAGACCTGCCCT is a window of Acanthochromis polyacanthus isolate Apoly-LR-REF ecotype Palm Island chromosome 13, KAUST_Apoly_ChrSc, whole genome shotgun sequence DNA encoding:
- the lyrm9 gene encoding LYR motif-containing protein 9, giving the protein MSAELIQTPVQLYRYLLRCCRQLPSAAMQQHYRHAIRQGYNSHSDEDDPERIQMIIQRAITDADWILNKYTTKK